From Mycolicibacterium nivoides, a single genomic window includes:
- a CDS encoding DinB family protein — translation MHTSQQRRRDNPPPRTANSEAEVLRGFLDYLRTSIAAKVEDAPEPMARTFSVPSGTTLLGLLNHLTYVERWIFLGDDVSDWQATFTVEPSDSIADVVAGYRNAVERANEVLDACTDLAAPLPRSRPGRSAASVRWSLTHMIEETGRHAGHADILRELIDGTTGR, via the coding sequence GTGCACACAAGCCAGCAGCGCAGGCGGGACAACCCGCCGCCGCGCACCGCGAACAGCGAAGCCGAGGTCTTGCGGGGATTTCTCGATTACCTCCGCACGTCGATCGCCGCGAAGGTCGAGGACGCGCCTGAACCGATGGCGCGGACGTTTTCGGTGCCGTCGGGCACCACGCTGCTTGGCCTGCTGAATCACCTGACCTACGTCGAACGGTGGATTTTTCTCGGGGACGACGTCTCCGACTGGCAGGCGACGTTCACTGTCGAACCGTCGGACAGCATTGCCGATGTGGTGGCCGGCTACCGGAATGCCGTCGAGCGCGCCAACGAGGTGCTCGACGCCTGCACCGATCTCGCGGCACCGCTACCGCGTTCGCGGCCGGGGCGGTCCGCGGCCAGCGTCCGCTGGTCCCTCACCCACATGATCGAAGAGACCGGCCGCCACGCAGGTCACGCCGACATTCTGCGTGAACTGATCGACGGCACGACGGGTCGGTGA
- a CDS encoding helix-turn-helix transcriptional regulator, with protein sequence MRLAWPLTGRLEEARLIDAALASAELSGIVIYGTAGVGKSRIAREALSTAGSNGHETRWAVGTSAARALPLGTFARWVGTSDADSVALVGRVIDGLTAVSNGRPVLVCVDDAHLLDGLSGFVLQQIVQRGAAKLLLTVRTGSPVPAEVLTACDRGRFERLDLQPLSRDESTQLLTAALGGPLDHEAAQRLWRLTRGNVLYLRNIVEQEVAQGRLACQEGTWRWTGDPVMPPGLVELIETRIGALPPAVSEVVDVLAVAEPIQLDRLTAITDADSVAAAETRGLITIDATDHEVRVAHPLYAEVRRNRVPGSRLRRLRGLVATALGDRDDRDAMRVVVRRATLMLDSDLPLDPELLTRAAQGAVWLSDLALADRLAHGAIEAGADAEAKFIRAHALSWLSRGEESDAVLDAIELGDLTDDGRARLAFLRASNMLWSLADPAGAKRHVDDAAAHIPTAARACIDAFYTVYWAAMGDPERARAASSGLDLDALPAIVGAVTAWAVAASCGDAGRVDEAVTAAHAGYRITDGSFDAAHTRFVIADAHIGALLLAGRIREAREEAEQLSRHAANLPGAAQLFGVALTGRAASGAGQLGLVAELLDPVVEMMRAAGETNGFGYRFHLPRATALAIRGLADDSTLTELDERRHASWRYLAYEHTLVRAWVAATQGAVSEAIAIALDAADTAGAQGQMAGEALCLQTAAQFGDASRADRLDELTGLVEGPRVGAAAAMCRALAHDDGDGLAKVSIEFEELGDLVAGADAAGLAAVAYRRRDMRGSAMASAARARALADTCGGMATPALLAAAERLPLTDREREIAMLIGAGLSSRAIADRLRLSVRTVEGHIYRAMAKTGVSTRAELIALLPRRHR encoded by the coding sequence GTGCGACTCGCCTGGCCGCTGACGGGGCGGTTGGAGGAGGCCCGGCTGATCGACGCCGCGCTGGCCTCCGCCGAACTGTCCGGGATCGTGATCTATGGAACTGCCGGGGTGGGCAAAAGCCGTATCGCCCGTGAAGCGCTCTCCACAGCGGGCAGCAACGGTCACGAAACCCGCTGGGCGGTGGGCACATCAGCTGCCCGGGCACTGCCGCTGGGGACGTTCGCACGATGGGTAGGAACCTCGGACGCCGACAGCGTGGCGCTGGTCGGCAGGGTGATCGACGGCCTGACCGCGGTATCGAACGGCCGGCCGGTGCTGGTGTGTGTCGATGACGCGCACCTGCTCGACGGGTTGTCGGGTTTCGTGTTGCAGCAGATCGTGCAGCGCGGCGCCGCCAAGCTCCTGCTGACCGTGCGCACCGGTTCGCCGGTACCTGCCGAGGTGCTGACGGCGTGTGACCGTGGCCGGTTCGAGCGGTTGGACCTTCAGCCGCTGTCCCGGGACGAGTCGACTCAGTTGCTGACCGCCGCGCTCGGCGGGCCGCTCGATCACGAAGCAGCGCAGCGGCTGTGGCGGCTGACCCGCGGCAACGTGCTCTATCTGCGCAATATCGTCGAGCAGGAAGTCGCCCAGGGGCGGCTCGCCTGCCAGGAGGGCACCTGGCGGTGGACCGGGGATCCGGTGATGCCGCCCGGGCTGGTCGAACTGATCGAGACGAGGATCGGCGCCCTACCGCCGGCGGTGAGCGAGGTCGTCGATGTCCTGGCGGTGGCCGAGCCGATCCAGCTGGACCGGCTGACCGCGATCACCGATGCCGATTCGGTGGCCGCTGCCGAGACACGCGGGTTGATCACGATCGATGCCACCGACCACGAGGTCCGCGTAGCTCACCCGCTCTACGCCGAGGTGCGACGCAACCGGGTGCCGGGTTCTCGCTTGCGCCGGTTGCGGGGGCTGGTGGCCACCGCGCTGGGTGACCGGGATGACCGTGACGCCATGAGGGTGGTGGTACGACGGGCCACGCTGATGCTCGACTCGGACCTGCCGCTCGATCCCGAGTTGTTGACCCGGGCGGCACAGGGCGCGGTGTGGCTGTCCGATCTGGCCCTGGCCGACCGGTTGGCCCACGGGGCGATCGAGGCCGGCGCCGATGCAGAGGCGAAATTCATTCGCGCGCATGCCTTGTCGTGGCTCAGCCGAGGTGAGGAATCGGATGCGGTGCTCGACGCCATCGAGCTCGGCGACCTCACCGACGACGGGCGGGCCCGGTTGGCCTTCCTGCGTGCGTCGAACATGTTGTGGTCGCTCGCCGATCCGGCAGGCGCCAAGCGGCACGTCGACGATGCTGCGGCGCACATCCCTACCGCTGCCCGTGCCTGCATTGACGCGTTCTACACGGTGTACTGGGCCGCGATGGGTGATCCGGAGCGGGCCAGGGCTGCGTCCAGCGGCCTGGATCTGGACGCTCTGCCCGCCATCGTGGGTGCGGTGACCGCGTGGGCCGTGGCCGCGTCGTGCGGCGATGCCGGCCGCGTCGACGAGGCCGTCACTGCCGCTCACGCCGGTTACCGCATCACGGACGGCTCCTTCGATGCCGCGCACACGCGGTTCGTCATCGCCGACGCGCACATCGGTGCGCTGCTGCTGGCCGGGAGGATCCGTGAGGCGCGCGAGGAAGCGGAGCAGTTGAGCCGGCACGCCGCGAACCTGCCCGGAGCGGCCCAGCTGTTCGGCGTCGCGCTGACAGGCCGTGCTGCCTCGGGGGCCGGCCAGCTCGGCCTCGTGGCCGAACTGCTGGATCCGGTGGTCGAGATGATGCGGGCCGCGGGGGAGACCAACGGGTTCGGCTACCGATTCCACCTGCCCCGGGCCACGGCACTGGCCATCCGGGGTCTGGCTGACGACAGCACCCTGACTGAACTCGACGAACGCCGTCATGCCAGCTGGCGCTACCTCGCCTATGAACACACCCTGGTGCGGGCCTGGGTGGCTGCGACCCAGGGCGCGGTGTCGGAAGCCATTGCCATCGCACTCGATGCCGCCGATACCGCCGGAGCGCAGGGACAAATGGCGGGCGAGGCGTTGTGCCTGCAGACCGCGGCGCAATTCGGCGACGCTTCCCGCGCGGACCGGCTCGACGAGTTGACCGGGCTGGTCGAGGGGCCGCGAGTCGGTGCCGCCGCCGCCATGTGCCGCGCGCTTGCCCACGACGACGGTGACGGGTTGGCAAAGGTATCAATCGAATTCGAGGAACTCGGGGACCTGGTGGCCGGGGCTGACGCCGCCGGACTCGCGGCGGTGGCGTACCGGCGCAGGGACATGCGTGGCTCGGCGATGGCGTCCGCGGCGCGGGCCAGGGCACTGGCCGACACCTGCGGCGGTATGGCCACTCCGGCGTTGCTCGCCGCCGCCGAGCGTCTGCCCTTGACCGACAGGGAGCGGGAGATCGCCATGCTGATCGGTGCGGGCCTGTCCAGCCGGGCGATTGCCGACCGGCTGCGGCTGTCGGTGCGCACCGTCGAGGGGCACATCTACCGCGCGATGGCGAAAACCGGAGTGTCCACCCGGGCTGAACTGATCGCGCTGCTACCCCGACGGCACCGCTGA
- a CDS encoding ABC transporter substrate-binding protein, which translates to MKTALIALTAGLTLATAGCSLDSATKSADTVDVVVGYQSKTINTVTAGTLLRAQGYLERRLADITTRTGTKYNVTWQDYDTGAPITAQMVAEKIDIGSMGDYPMLINGSKTQANERAKTEIVSVTGYNPKGALNMVVVAPDSPAKSLTDLAGKKVSASVGSAGHGMLVQALGKTGIDAKTGVEVLNQQPQVGASSLESGQVQALSQFVAWPGLLVHQGKAKLLYDGAELNYPTLHGVVVRRAYAADHPEVLDAFLQAQLDATDFLNAKPLEAARLVAEGSGLPQEVVYLYNGPGGTSFDTTLKPSLVDALKGDVPYLKSIDNFADLDVAGFVQDGPLRAVYSARGQDYDKALNSNANPSALSGTDPVCHTAVDNPATAGELWLDGSDTTTAAATPVCLLKAIRQAEGEGKKVRAAYVSDAELGTRWFADKAVWVRLPAPGAEGYLPFGTQAGAERYTAAHPGAAIVDYRQALAGAV; encoded by the coding sequence GTGAAAACAGCCCTGATCGCCCTCACCGCCGGTCTCACGCTCGCGACCGCCGGCTGCTCCCTGGACTCGGCGACGAAATCGGCCGACACGGTCGACGTCGTCGTCGGCTACCAGTCCAAGACCATCAACACCGTCACCGCCGGCACCCTGCTGCGTGCCCAGGGGTACCTGGAACGCCGGCTGGCCGACATCACCACCCGCACCGGCACCAAGTACAACGTGACGTGGCAGGACTACGACACCGGCGCCCCGATCACCGCGCAGATGGTGGCCGAGAAGATCGACATCGGCTCGATGGGTGACTATCCGATGCTCATCAACGGGTCCAAGACCCAGGCCAACGAACGCGCCAAGACCGAGATCGTCTCGGTCACCGGGTACAACCCGAAGGGTGCGCTGAACATGGTTGTGGTGGCGCCGGATTCGCCGGCCAAGTCGTTGACCGACCTGGCAGGCAAGAAGGTCTCGGCCAGTGTCGGATCGGCCGGCCACGGCATGCTGGTGCAAGCCCTCGGCAAGACCGGGATCGACGCCAAGACCGGTGTGGAGGTGCTCAACCAGCAGCCGCAGGTCGGTGCATCGTCGCTGGAATCCGGTCAGGTCCAGGCGCTTTCGCAGTTCGTCGCCTGGCCGGGTCTGTTGGTTCACCAGGGCAAGGCCAAGCTGCTCTACGACGGTGCCGAACTGAACTACCCGACCCTGCACGGTGTCGTGGTGCGCCGGGCGTATGCGGCCGATCACCCGGAGGTGCTCGACGCGTTCCTGCAGGCGCAACTCGACGCCACCGACTTCCTCAACGCCAAGCCGCTGGAGGCGGCCCGCCTGGTGGCCGAGGGCAGCGGGCTGCCACAGGAGGTCGTGTACCTGTACAACGGGCCGGGCGGCACCTCGTTCGACACCACCCTCAAGCCGTCGCTGGTCGATGCGCTCAAAGGTGATGTGCCCTACCTGAAGTCGATCGACAACTTCGCCGATCTCGACGTGGCCGGTTTCGTACAGGACGGACCGCTGCGGGCGGTGTACTCCGCACGCGGTCAGGACTACGACAAGGCATTGAACTCGAACGCCAACCCGTCGGCGTTGAGCGGCACCGACCCGGTGTGCCACACCGCCGTCGACAATCCCGCCACGGCCGGCGAACTGTGGCTCGACGGATCGGACACCACCACCGCGGCCGCGACGCCGGTCTGCCTGCTCAAGGCGATCCGGCAGGCAGAAGGCGAGGGCAAGAAGGTCCGCGCCGCCTACGTCTCCGACGCCGAGCTGGGCACCCGGTGGTTCGCCGACAAGGCGGTGTGGGTGCGCCTTCCCGCACCGGGTGCCGAGGGGTACCTGCCGTTCGGAACCCAGGCCGGTGCCGAGCGCTATACCGCCGCGCATCCCGGCGCGGCGATCGTCGACTATCGGCAAGCCCTGGCAGGTGCGGTGTGA
- a CDS encoding fumarate reductase/succinate dehydrogenase flavoprotein subunit — MTEIPDVDDAIRIDCDVLVIGGGTAGTMAALTAAENGAQVLLLEKAHVRHSGALAMGMDGVNNAVIPGKAEPEDYVAEITRANDGIVNQRTVYQTATRGFAMVQRLERYGVKFEKDEHGEYAVRRVHRSGSYVLPMPEGKDVKKALYRVLRQRSMREKIRIENRLMPVRVLTESGRAVGAAAFNTRTGEFVTVAAKAVILSTGACGRLGLPASGYLYGTYENPTNAGDGYAMAYHAGAELSGIECFQVNPLIKDYNGPACAYVANPFGGYQVNALGERFVDSDYWSGQMMAEVKEEIESARGPIYLKVSHLPDETLTTLENILHTTERPTRGTFHANRGHDYRTHDIEMHISEIGLCSGHSASGVWVDEHARTTVPGLYAAGDLACVPHNYMIGAFVYGDLAGEHAASTLSEVSAPEGLPSDQVAQAHELIYRPLRQPDGPPQPQVEFKLRRFVNDYVAPPKTATKLSIAVQTFERMTTEVEGIGARTPHELMRAAEVSFIRDCAEMAARSSLTRTESRWGLYHERADLPERDDAQWRYHLNLYKDADGAMKFVKRPVAPYFVAVPELDHLTSHDPVTAVEQPDLHAGRAPAAERSRVRPTGSAQPPSPRIAAVLALEEPSLEDLSTYLTDPDAGVRRTAVATLVEHLPDGYQPALVSALADDDAEVRRETADSVRELVEVLPDPGAFADRLESADPVVRAVTVYLLSSRRVGNGQAYRVASTDADHRVRIEAVRALVSVDDHTGVAAATTDENREVRIAAVGGLATLRAGADAVRVALDDPDPLVRAAALASLGAVGCTDEDVVSVEKAFTESAWQIRQGAARALAGALPEVAVPTLSRALDDQHLDVRKAAVLSLSRWASSESIARQALTVALDDTDADVRAYARQALTG, encoded by the coding sequence TTGACCGAGATTCCCGATGTCGATGACGCGATTCGCATCGACTGCGACGTACTGGTGATCGGCGGTGGCACCGCGGGCACCATGGCGGCGTTGACCGCCGCCGAGAACGGCGCCCAGGTTCTGCTGCTGGAGAAGGCCCACGTTCGGCATTCGGGTGCGCTGGCCATGGGTATGGACGGCGTCAACAACGCAGTCATCCCGGGAAAGGCCGAGCCCGAGGACTACGTCGCCGAGATCACCCGGGCCAACGACGGAATCGTCAACCAGCGCACCGTCTATCAGACCGCGACCCGTGGATTCGCCATGGTGCAGCGGCTGGAACGGTACGGAGTCAAATTCGAGAAGGACGAGCACGGTGAGTACGCCGTGCGGCGCGTGCACCGATCGGGCTCCTATGTGCTGCCGATGCCCGAGGGCAAGGACGTCAAGAAGGCGCTGTACCGGGTGCTGCGCCAGCGCTCGATGCGCGAGAAGATCCGCATCGAGAACCGGCTCATGCCAGTGCGTGTGCTCACCGAATCGGGCAGGGCCGTGGGTGCGGCGGCATTCAACACCCGCACAGGAGAATTCGTCACGGTGGCCGCCAAGGCCGTGATCCTGTCCACCGGGGCGTGCGGCCGCCTCGGGCTGCCCGCATCGGGCTATCTGTACGGCACCTACGAGAACCCCACCAACGCCGGTGACGGATACGCCATGGCCTACCACGCCGGCGCCGAACTGTCGGGAATCGAGTGCTTCCAGGTCAATCCGCTGATCAAGGACTACAACGGGCCCGCATGTGCCTACGTGGCCAACCCCTTCGGCGGCTATCAGGTCAATGCGCTGGGGGAGCGGTTCGTCGACTCCGACTACTGGTCGGGTCAGATGATGGCCGAGGTCAAGGAGGAGATCGAATCTGCCCGCGGGCCGATCTACCTCAAAGTCAGCCATCTGCCCGATGAAACGCTGACCACGCTGGAGAACATTCTGCACACCACGGAGCGACCCACCCGCGGAACGTTCCACGCCAATCGCGGGCACGACTACCGCACCCACGACATCGAGATGCATATCTCCGAGATCGGTTTGTGCTCAGGGCATTCCGCGTCCGGCGTGTGGGTCGACGAGCATGCCCGCACCACGGTGCCCGGGCTGTACGCGGCCGGGGACCTGGCGTGTGTACCGCACAACTACATGATCGGGGCCTTCGTCTACGGCGATCTCGCCGGCGAGCACGCGGCCTCGACACTGTCGGAAGTGTCTGCGCCCGAGGGTCTTCCGTCCGATCAGGTGGCCCAGGCCCACGAGCTCATCTACCGCCCGCTTCGGCAACCGGACGGTCCGCCGCAGCCGCAGGTCGAGTTCAAGCTGCGGCGGTTCGTCAACGACTATGTGGCACCACCGAAGACCGCCACCAAATTGTCGATTGCAGTGCAGACCTTCGAGCGCATGACGACCGAGGTCGAGGGTATCGGCGCGCGCACCCCCCACGAACTGATGCGCGCTGCCGAGGTGTCCTTCATTCGGGACTGCGCGGAGATGGCGGCCCGATCCTCGCTGACCCGGACGGAATCCCGCTGGGGTCTGTACCACGAGCGGGCCGACCTGCCGGAGCGCGACGACGCGCAGTGGCGCTACCACCTCAACCTCTACAAGGACGCCGACGGCGCCATGAAGTTCGTGAAGCGGCCGGTGGCACCGTACTTCGTCGCGGTGCCCGAGCTGGACCATCTGACTTCCCACGATCCGGTGACGGCCGTCGAGCAGCCCGATCTGCACGCCGGCCGGGCGCCCGCAGCCGAACGCTCCAGGGTCCGTCCCACCGGATCCGCGCAACCGCCGTCACCGCGTATCGCCGCGGTCCTGGCGTTGGAGGAGCCCTCGCTGGAGGATCTGAGTACCTACCTGACCGATCCGGATGCGGGCGTGCGCCGCACCGCGGTCGCCACCCTCGTCGAGCATCTGCCCGACGGGTACCAGCCCGCGCTGGTGTCCGCGCTGGCCGATGACGACGCCGAAGTACGGCGCGAAACTGCCGATTCGGTACGGGAACTCGTCGAGGTGCTGCCCGACCCGGGCGCCTTCGCCGACCGGCTGGAGTCCGCGGACCCGGTGGTCCGTGCGGTCACGGTGTACCTGCTGAGTTCCCGGCGCGTCGGCAATGGCCAGGCCTACCGGGTCGCGTCGACCGATGCCGATCACCGGGTACGGATCGAGGCGGTGCGGGCGCTGGTGTCGGTCGACGACCACACCGGGGTGGCGGCCGCCACCACCGACGAGAACCGGGAAGTGCGGATCGCCGCGGTGGGCGGACTCGCGACCCTGCGTGCCGGTGCCGATGCGGTGCGCGTGGCCCTGGACGACCCCGATCCGCTCGTCCGGGCGGCGGCCCTGGCCTCACTCGGCGCGGTCGGCTGCACCGACGAAGACGTGGTGAGCGTCGAGAAGGCGTTCACCGAGTCGGCCTGGCAGATCCGCCAGGGCGCGGCCCGGGCGTTGGCCGGAGCGTTACCGGAGGTGGCGGTTCCCACCCTGTCTCGAGCGTTGGACGACCAGCATCTCGATGTCCGCAAGGCCGCGGTGCTGAGCCTGAGCCGGTGGGCGAGCTCGGAGTCGATCGCCCGGCAGGCCCTCACCGTGGCGCTGGACGACACCGACGCCGACGTGCGCGCCTATGCGCGTCAGGCGCTGACTGGTTGA
- a CDS encoding ABC transporter ATP-binding protein yields MSPTDTATRTATGMRLELDRIRLSYTGAPVIDDLSLTVEPGEILVLTGPSGCGKSTVLRALTGLLRPDGGRVLADGDPVTTTSRDRGMVFQDSALLPWRTVRSNIELALQLRGEPRNGRSGESKAARRDRADRWIAEVGLTGFADFLPKNLSGGMRQRVQLARGLAGAPRAVMMDEPFAALDTQTRAAMQRLLIDTWQAHPTTIVFVTHDVDEALTLGDRVAVLGRAGQPLRALIEVAQPRTDHPERSALRAEIIAALEQP; encoded by the coding sequence ATGAGCCCCACCGACACCGCCACGCGGACGGCCACCGGCATGAGACTGGAACTCGATCGAATCCGGTTGTCCTACACCGGTGCCCCGGTGATCGACGACCTGAGCCTCACCGTCGAGCCCGGCGAGATCCTCGTGCTCACCGGTCCGTCGGGCTGCGGCAAGTCCACGGTGTTACGCGCGTTGACCGGACTGTTGCGGCCTGACGGAGGCCGGGTACTGGCCGACGGCGATCCGGTCACCACCACCTCACGGGACCGCGGCATGGTGTTCCAGGACAGCGCGCTGCTGCCGTGGCGCACGGTGCGGTCCAACATCGAACTGGCCCTGCAGCTCCGCGGCGAGCCGCGCAATGGACGCAGTGGCGAGTCCAAGGCGGCACGCCGGGACCGGGCCGACCGCTGGATCGCCGAGGTCGGCCTGACCGGGTTCGCCGACTTCCTGCCGAAGAACCTGTCCGGCGGTATGCGGCAGCGGGTTCAACTCGCACGCGGCCTGGCCGGCGCACCGCGCGCGGTCATGATGGACGAGCCGTTCGCGGCCCTGGACACCCAGACCCGGGCGGCCATGCAGCGGTTGCTGATCGACACCTGGCAGGCCCATCCGACGACGATCGTGTTCGTCACGCACGACGTCGACGAGGCGCTCACGCTCGGTGACCGCGTCGCGGTGCTCGGTCGTGCCGGGCAGCCGTTGCGCGCCCTGATCGAGGTGGCCCAGCCCCGAACCGACCATCCCGAACGATCCGCGCTGCGCGCCGAGATCATTGCCGCCCTGGAGCAACCGTGA
- a CDS encoding ABC transporter permease — translation MTTTDTPPVAVGDPPAPPESQHSRRAPSVWPHRLVRLASVVGAVVLWQLLTANDVRLGLRFDTLPTVTEITAALVNRLGTPEYWLDLGQSLIRILTGFGIAAVVGVITGILLGRTAWFADIFGPLTELARPIPAIAMVPVAILLFPSDEAGIVFITFLAAYFPIMVSVRHAVRALPTIWEDSVRTLGGGRLDVLRQVVLPGILPGLFGGLSVGMGVAWICVISAEMISGRLGVGYRTWQAYTVLNYPDVFVGIITIGVLGFVTAAAVELIGRRATRWLPRGEESTR, via the coding sequence GTGACCACCACCGATACTCCGCCCGTCGCGGTCGGTGACCCTCCGGCCCCGCCGGAATCGCAGCATTCCCGGCGCGCGCCCTCGGTCTGGCCGCATCGCCTGGTGCGGCTGGCATCGGTGGTCGGCGCGGTCGTCCTCTGGCAGCTGCTGACCGCCAACGACGTGCGCCTGGGCCTGCGGTTCGACACCCTGCCAACCGTCACCGAAATCACTGCGGCCCTGGTGAACCGGCTGGGCACACCCGAATACTGGCTGGATCTCGGCCAGTCGCTGATCCGGATCCTCACCGGGTTCGGGATCGCCGCGGTGGTCGGCGTGATCACCGGAATTCTGCTCGGGCGCACCGCCTGGTTCGCCGACATCTTCGGTCCGCTCACCGAGTTGGCCCGGCCGATACCGGCGATCGCCATGGTGCCCGTGGCCATCCTGCTGTTCCCCAGCGATGAAGCGGGAATCGTGTTCATCACGTTCCTGGCCGCCTACTTCCCGATCATGGTCAGCGTGCGGCACGCGGTGCGTGCCCTGCCGACCATCTGGGAGGACTCGGTACGCACTCTCGGTGGCGGTCGCCTCGACGTGCTGCGCCAGGTGGTGCTGCCGGGCATCCTGCCCGGACTGTTCGGCGGGCTCTCGGTCGGCATGGGGGTGGCCTGGATCTGTGTGATCTCGGCCGAGATGATCTCGGGCCGCCTCGGTGTGGGTTACCGCACCTGGCAGGCGTACACGGTGCTGAACTACCCCGACGTGTTCGTCGGCATCATCACGATCGGCGTGCTCGGTTTCGTGACTGCCGCGGCGGTCGAGTTGATCGGCCGCCGGGCCACCCGCTGGCTGCCGCGTGGTGAGGAGAGCACGCGATGA
- a CDS encoding FAD-dependent monooxygenase gives MTQPTVLVSGAGIAGPALAHWLTNYGYRVTVVESAPGIRPGGQTVDLRGAGRDVVSRMGLTDELQRRLIDQKGIAWVRADGTRRAEMPVTAFHGNGVVSKLEILRGDLVDALYEHTRARTEYRFGTRITALRQTGRVVEATLSDGTAVTADLVVGADGPHSAVRRLAFGPEEQFVKLLGGYNAWFTAPDTAGLDAWYLMYQEPGRNASMRPAHEPALCKAGLAFRSGPLSFDRRDPDEQRALLATYFAGAGWHCEALLAAAAEAGDFYFDAFLQVHMPTLSNGRVTLVGDAGYCASPLSGMGTSLALVGAHVLAGELGAAESFDAEQIPDALMRYEAVMRPYIDRCQALPQGIDGYLPKSSSDVAVTAQVMKWMQRRPFRGFAERKWFTTADAVDLPDYPLPAG, from the coding sequence ATGACGCAGCCCACCGTTCTTGTCAGCGGCGCCGGGATCGCCGGACCCGCGCTGGCGCATTGGTTGACCAACTACGGGTACCGGGTGACCGTTGTGGAATCCGCACCCGGAATCCGGCCGGGTGGACAGACTGTCGACCTGCGGGGCGCCGGTCGCGACGTGGTGAGCCGGATGGGACTGACGGACGAACTGCAGCGCCGGTTGATCGATCAGAAGGGAATCGCGTGGGTCCGCGCCGACGGCACCCGTCGGGCAGAGATGCCGGTGACGGCGTTTCACGGCAACGGCGTGGTGTCGAAACTGGAGATCCTGCGTGGTGATCTGGTGGACGCGCTCTACGAACACACAAGGGCGCGCACCGAATACCGGTTCGGCACCCGCATCACCGCGCTGCGCCAGACGGGACGTGTCGTCGAGGCGACGTTGAGCGACGGTACTGCGGTGACCGCGGATCTGGTGGTCGGCGCCGACGGGCCGCACTCCGCGGTTCGGCGGCTCGCGTTTGGTCCCGAGGAGCAATTCGTCAAACTGCTCGGCGGCTACAACGCCTGGTTCACCGCCCCGGACACCGCCGGGCTCGACGCGTGGTACCTGATGTATCAGGAGCCCGGACGCAACGCGTCGATGCGCCCGGCCCACGAGCCGGCCCTGTGCAAGGCCGGCTTGGCCTTTCGGTCCGGGCCCCTGTCGTTCGACCGCCGCGATCCCGACGAGCAAAGAGCCCTGCTGGCAACATATTTCGCGGGCGCCGGCTGGCATTGCGAGGCGTTACTGGCCGCGGCGGCGGAGGCCGGCGACTTCTACTTCGACGCCTTTCTACAGGTCCACATGCCAACCCTCTCGAACGGCCGGGTGACGCTGGTCGGCGATGCCGGCTACTGCGCCTCACCGCTGTCCGGCATGGGTACCAGCCTGGCGCTGGTCGGCGCCCACGTCCTGGCCGGCGAACTCGGTGCGGCCGAGTCCTTTGATGCCGAGCAGATCCCGGACGCACTGATGCGGTACGAGGCGGTGATGCGGCCTTACATCGACCGGTGCCAGGCCCTGCCACAGGGTATTGACGGCTACCTCCCCAAGTCGTCCAGCGATGTCGCGGTGACCGCTCAGGTGATGAAGTGGATGCAGCGCCGGCCGTTCCGTGGGTTCGCCGAGCGCAAATGGTTCACCACTGCCGACGCGGTCGACCTCCCGGACTACCCGTTGCCTGCAGGCTGA